A window of the Verminephrobacter eiseniae EF01-2 genome harbors these coding sequences:
- a CDS encoding STAS domain-containing protein: MLALPPELTQRQATACLRLLLQGLKAQPERAVRVDAKALTRFDSTALAVLLECRRAALSEGRGFAVQDLPLALAGMARLYGVDGLLTGG; the protein is encoded by the coding sequence ATGCTGGCATTGCCCCCCGAACTCACCCAGCGCCAGGCCACGGCCTGCCTGCGCCTGCTGCTGCAAGGGCTGAAGGCGCAGCCAGAGCGCGCCGTGCGGGTCGATGCCAAGGCCCTGACGCGGTTTGACAGCACGGCCCTGGCGGTGCTGCTCGAATGCCGGCGCGCAGCGCTGTCCGAAGGCAGGGGCTTTGCGGTGCAAGACCTGCCGCTGGCGCTGGCGGGCATGGCGCGGCTTTACGGCGTGGATGGGTTGCTCACGGGCGGGTAG